Sequence from the Exiguobacterium aurantiacum genome:
TTGGGACAGAAGAGCAAAAGCATAAGTACTTGCCGAAGCTCGCTACCGGTGAATGGATCGCGGCGTACGCGCTCACAGAGCCAGGCTCAGGGTCGGACGCACTCGGTGCGAAAGCGACGGCCGTCTTGAACGAGGCCGGCACGCACTACGTATTGAACGGGGAGAAACAATGGATCACAAACGCTGGTTTCGCGAACGTGTTCGTCGTTTACGCGAAAATCGACGGCGACAAGTTCAGCGCCTTCATCGTCGAGCGTGACTTCAACGGTGTCTCGACAGGGGCCGAAGAACAGAAGATGGGAATCAAAGGATCATCGACACGGACGCTCATTTTAGAAGACGTCGAAGTCCCAGTCGACAACCTCCTCGGAGAAATCGGCAAAGGCCACGTCATCGCTTTCAACATCTTGAACGTCGGTCGTTATAAACTGGCGGTCGGTGCGGTCGGTTCATCGAAACGTGCGTTCGATCTTTCGGTCCAGTACGCGAACGAGCGTAAACAGTTCAAGACGCCGATCAGCCAGTTCCCGCTCATCCAAGAAAAACTAGCGACGATGGCCGCGAACATCTATGCGATGGAGAGCTCGGTCTACCGGACGGGCGGTCTGTTCCAAGACAGCCTCGACGCTCTCGGCGACGACAACATGCGTGACGGATCGAAAGTCGCCCAAGCGATCGCCGAGTATGCGATCGAATGCTCACTCAACAAAGTGTTCGCCTCGGAGACGTTCGACTACGTCGTCGACGAAGCGGTCCAAATCCACGGCGGCTACGGCTTCATGACCGAATATGAAGTCGAGAACTTGTACCGTGACTCACGCATCAACCGGATCTTCGAAGGAACGAACGAAATCAACCGTTTGATCGTGCCGGGCACGCTCCTCAAGAAAGCGATGAAAGGCGACTTGCCGCTC
This genomic interval carries:
- a CDS encoding acyl-CoA dehydrogenase family protein; protein product: MERTEHELIKGGSFVIDALDADRLFTPEDFSDEHKMIGDTTASFVDDRVMPVLGRIEKHEFDLSVELLKEAGELGLLGADVPEEYGGYQLDKISSSIITERFAKARSFALSYGAHVGIGTLPIVFFGTEEQKHKYLPKLATGEWIAAYALTEPGSGSDALGAKATAVLNEAGTHYVLNGEKQWITNAGFANVFVVYAKIDGDKFSAFIVERDFNGVSTGAEEQKMGIKGSSTRTLILEDVEVPVDNLLGEIGKGHVIAFNILNVGRYKLAVGAVGSSKRAFDLSVQYANERKQFKTPISQFPLIQEKLATMAANIYAMESSVYRTGGLFQDSLDALGDDNMRDGSKVAQAIAEYAIECSLNKVFASETFDYVVDEAVQIHGGYGFMTEYEVENLYRDSRINRIFEGTNEINRLIVPGTLLKKAMKGDLPLLAEAQKLQKELMSYMPQELDGSPLAREKMLLSNMKKINLMIAGTAVQKYQQNLQNEQEILAKIADIISAIYALEAAIARTDKAIARTGAEKNGQKVRYTEIFAEQVFKQVELMAKEVLYAAASGDEQRMLLSAMKKFSRYQPINVIGTKREVAASLIKANKFIV